The Synechococcus sp. RS9909 genomic interval AATGCCCTCGCCAGCTTCGGCGTTGAGCGATCCTGGCCCCTGCTGCGGGACAGCTTCAGCGCCGATCACGCCTGGTTGGTGCGCTGCAGCATCCTCTCGGCCCTGGCGGAGCAGCCGGCGATGGAGCCCGGTTGGTTGCTGGCGCTGGCCCGTGAGGCGATTGCTGATGCGGATGGCACCGTGCGGGTGGGCGGAACGGAGATCCTGGGCCGGTTGGTGCGGGAGCAGGGTGGTGCTGCCACTGGGGCGCCGGTCATCACTGCTGAGGCCCGCAGCCTTCTGCAACGGCTTCAGCAGGATGGCGATCACCGGGTGGTGGCGGCGGCCCTGAATGGTCTGCAGTCCTGATTGGTCAGCGCTTGCTAGCGTTCGATCACCACTAGGGGTGCCTTCAAGTCGCTTGCGGCCTGAGGGCTGAGATCACACCCTCCGAACCTGATCCGGGTCATGCCGGCGCCAGGGAAGTGACCAAGCGTGATCCCAGGCCGTCCGGCCAGCTCCTGTCGTCCCATCGCTCTACGGATCATGCGCGCTTCCTGGGTTACGGCCCGTCGGGGTCAGGCCAATGTCTCCCAGATGCACTACGCCCGTCAGGGGGTGGTGACCGAGGAGATGGCCCATGTGGCCAAGCGGGAGAATCTGCCCGAGTCGCTGGTGATGGAGGAGGTGGCCCGCGGCCGCATGATCATCCCGGCCAACATCAATCACACCAATCTGGAGCCGATGGCGATCGGCATCGCCAGTTCCTGCAAGGTGAACGCCAATATCGGCGCCTCTCCAAATGCCTCCGATGTGGATCAGGAGGTGGAAAAGTTGCAGCTGGCGGTGAAGTATGGCGCCGACACGGTGATGGATCTGTCCACCGGTGGTGTGAACCTGGATGAGGTACGCACGGCGATCATCAACGCTTCACCCGTGCCGATTGGCACCGTGCCCGTGTATCAGGCCCTCGAGAGTGTGCATGGCTCGATCGAAAAGCTTGATGAAGACGACTTCCTCCACATCATCGAGAAGCACTGCCAGCAGGGCGTCGATTATCAGACGATTCACGCTGGTCTGCTGATCGAGCACTTGCCCAAGGTGAAAGGGCGTCTCACCGGCATTGTGAGCCGTGGTGGCGGCATCCTGGCCCAGTGGATGCTGTATCACCACCGTCAGAATCCGCTGTATACCCGTTTTGACGACATCTGCGAGATCTTCAAGCGCTACGACTGCAGCTTCTCACTCGGCGATTCACTGCGACCCGGTTGTCAACACGATGCCTCTGATGCGGCGCAGTTGGCGGAATTGAAGACCCTGGGCGATCTGACCCGTCGCGCCTGGAAGCACGATGTGCAGGTGATGGTGGAGGGTCCGGGTCACGTGCCGATGGATCAGATCGAGTTCAACGTGAAAAAGCAGATGGAGGAGTGCAACGAAGCGCCCTTCTATGTGCTCGGCCCTCTGGTCACCGACATTGCTCCCGGTTACGACCACATCACCTCAGCCATCGGTGCGGCGATGGCCGGTTGGCACGGCACGGCGATGCTCTGCTATGTGACTCCCAAAGAGCACCTCGGTCTGCCCAATGCTGAGGATGTGCGCGAAGGTTTGATCGCCTACAAGATCGCGGCCCATGCGGCTGACATCGCCCGGCACC includes:
- a CDS encoding HEAT repeat domain-containing protein, giving the protein MPEFSSLPDPAALRAAISSGDPTRAMPALAGLRQFPEDQTEAVVVPLLILGSEQEAFLVRSLSCSGLGVRRSEAGWAVLCRLIREDEDANVRAEAANALASFGVERSWPLLRDSFSADHAWLVRCSILSALAEQPAMEPGWLLALAREAIADADGTVRVGGTEILGRLVREQGGAATGAPVITAEARSLLQRLQQDGDHRVVAAALNGLQS
- the thiC gene encoding phosphomethylpyrimidine synthase ThiC gives rise to the protein MRASWVTARRGQANVSQMHYARQGVVTEEMAHVAKRENLPESLVMEEVARGRMIIPANINHTNLEPMAIGIASSCKVNANIGASPNASDVDQEVEKLQLAVKYGADTVMDLSTGGVNLDEVRTAIINASPVPIGTVPVYQALESVHGSIEKLDEDDFLHIIEKHCQQGVDYQTIHAGLLIEHLPKVKGRLTGIVSRGGGILAQWMLYHHRQNPLYTRFDDICEIFKRYDCSFSLGDSLRPGCQHDASDAAQLAELKTLGDLTRRAWKHDVQVMVEGPGHVPMDQIEFNVKKQMEECNEAPFYVLGPLVTDIAPGYDHITSAIGAAMAGWHGTAMLCYVTPKEHLGLPNAEDVREGLIAYKIAAHAADIARHRPGARDRDDELSRARYNFDWNKQFELSLDPERARQYHDETLPADIYKQAEFCSMCGPKHCPMQTKITDADIEGLEEALKAKGGAELAGVKMDKAE